The Corythoichthys intestinalis isolate RoL2023-P3 chromosome 1, ASM3026506v1, whole genome shotgun sequence genomic interval tgggtgctctcttagttatattttgttttactcgcgttttctagcgtgctccctaagttgtacttgttatattcgcgttttctagcgtgctccttaagttgtacttgttatattcgcgttttctagcgtgctccctaagttgtacttgttatattcgCGTTTCCTAGCGTGCTctattgatctcctggtctgtgttttggatccacattaacggcttacCGCCATaacaaatatatttaaacaaattttagcaagcccttctgtgtgtcatattttctttattattattatttttaattcataatttcaacaatctcgtctttgtggcgttctctttcgacactcgggctcttgcgaaatactgctgctgtgaaattaaactagcttcaagttgctataatttctcgctgcgtatcttccctgtaatgttgtcgtacatgtcagcgtgtcttgtttggtaatatcgcgtcacatcgaactctttgaaaacagcgactgtctctttgcaaatgaggcagacacagttgttgcgtgttttattgaagaaatagtccaatatccacctatccttgaagcgtcggccatttcagtcaacttttttgggggggattgtcgccattttagaaaattggaagtaaagggtcacacggggtaatgttgcttagagtgctgctcttaaagtttttcaaactttcgtgagaataggctgattttgtgtggacaagatagttgtagatatcagggtagcagatgtcaggcagagaaggcgtagacagcgggtcgaaaaatatcgatttaggcatcaaatatggatctggcgaatggatagactgaagcttttccacataacgccttttatgcaacgcatccaatgagtttacagcgtctgaaagcaccggggcgtccatgaattgcactataaattgcacgacaaattgaaaccattgagaatacggataaacaatgacggacaatatggtggccggatacagcgacacgtcattgtgtgacgttggtgagtggggtctatacacgGTTCCCGTTTGACGTCATATCCGCCCCTGCGCCGCCATTGTTGTTGGCAACAAGGAGCAAACTATTACATAACACAACAGCACTCAAGATGGTTGTTGGGTCCGTGGATGTGTGAACAGAGCAGATGGGACGAAGAAAATTGGATTGTACTCCATTCCAAAGGTCAGACAACATGAAGGGGATTTCACAAAATCGCTTACAGAGGAACGTCGTCGTCTCTGGTTGGCAAATATTAAGAGGAAAGATGAACCCTCGAAACATGTCAGGGTCTGCTCGGACCACTTAGGTAAAATCTAGTGTGTATTTTGTCATATGTGAGTGTCTGAAAAGTACTGGCGTAAGGCAAGCAAGCAAGCTAATGCCAGGGACACACGGTAGGATTGGTTGGTGAAATTCCAGACGGACGAGAGACCCCAGGCGGAACGAGCACATTCCTTGACAAAAAGTTTTGCTCCTGCCGATTCTCTTCCCGTGTGTCGCTGGTTTTTAAAGCCGTTATCACACAGCAACCTTCTCTTAATTAGTAATGTTGGGGATAAGTGAAATACTAAGCTGATGTTATTCGTGTCTCTCTAAACGATGTTCAGGTCGCCCTGCTAACATGTACGACCGAACAAATCCTGACTGGGCGCCAACATTGAAACTCGAGGAGATGACTCCTACCGAATCTCTGAAAAAGCATGCTGAGCTTGAGAGAAAGCAAAACAGGTATGTGTAATTCTCAAACCCCCAGATCATTAATTTTTTCGGTGTCTTACTGTAGCCTGTAAAGCCCACATGACTTTCTGCCAATGATGTTCAAGTTTTTTGTCAGTAATCTTGCATGGCAAGCAACATAATGGTTCCATATATAATGGCTCCTTGGGCCCTCTAGTACTAATAATTGTCATGATCAAGGACAACAATAGACACATCACTGTCAGTTTTCATCTAACAGTATTAATGTCACTTATTTTTTCTCAGCTATGAAGATTTGATGTTTAACATTGGTGTCATTAACATGAACAGCCTATGTGGTTTTGTGTCTAAACAGATTTCAGAGAACAGCAAAAAGGCAGGAAACAAAGATGAGGAACGATGCAGCCAGTGCTCTTCTTCACCTCCAGGACAGCTGCCAGCACACACCCCGTAGTTCTCAGTCTCCTCAGACCGGAAAAGTCATCAACCCTTGCGacgaaaaaagtcatttcaccgCTCGCGAAGAAAACACGGTAAGTGGCcctactgaaaaaaagtttttaaaagcctatacatgtttaaaaatgttaaatagctAAACAACACTTGCGGGGAAAACATGACGTGTTTGTTGTGAAAATAAGTTGAAAAGACTTACTTATATATagtatgcatgtttaaaaatgttaaatagctAAACGACACTTGCGGGAAAAACATGAAGTGTTTATTctgaaaataagttaaaaagacTTACTTATATATAGTATTCTTAATGTAATTGAAATAATGTCTTCCTTTATTAACTGCATGTGACTTTGCTCTACTTATATTGTTTAATACGTACTGATGCATTAAGCAGCGAATTGGGTAATGCTGCTcatgctttttacattttttttcacaatgaacagtctcctttgtgtagttttcattatattgcactcttatttttcattatgtacatgcttgcaattcgcagctcgctgtttttgttgttgtatggtaTTGTTGTTTTGCCTTCATTTGTTGTTTCTGGTCCTTTGTAGTTTGAATGTTGTCACATGATCCAAATAGAattaagttgtatttttttttcttgatattgttactctgcttagctatatgttttttcattattttttttttttttcactagctCCAAGATCACCACCCCATTGGGAAGAAACTGAATCATGACCCCCAAATTGTAGTCTTCCCCTGCAGATACAGGGATGTCACACACATCCAAATGGAAGTAAGAAGAATATGTAGTACTGTACTCTAAATTTTGGACTGtgctgaacacttttttttgtagacAACGAACACTGTGAAACCCACTGTGCAGACAGGACCAATGGTGACAACATAAGACCATGCCGAGTTTCACGGACGGTTCAAACTCATCCTGCCCAGGAACGGCTGGTATGTTTTTATATCTGAGACAAATGTTGTGCTCACTAGAAATCTGAATAGGCTTATTATTCCTTATATTAGTTAACAATTGGACATAATTATTTATTC includes:
- the LOC130925885 gene encoding uncharacterized protein LOC130925885 isoform X3; the protein is MYDRTNPDWAPTLKLEEMTPTESLKKHAELERKQNRFQRTAKRQETKMRNDAASALLHLQDSCQHTPRSSQSPQTGKVINPCDEKSHFTAREENTLQDHHPIGKKLNHDPQIVVFPCRYRDVTHIQMETTNTVKPTVQTGPMVTT